In Cyprinus carpio isolate SPL01 unplaced genomic scaffold, ASM1834038v1 S000006480, whole genome shotgun sequence, one DNA window encodes the following:
- the LOC122143664 gene encoding GTPase IMAP family member 7-like — protein sequence MGNTYTVPKRNIVLIGNTGNGKSSIGNMILRKTVFITKASANSVTTQCQRNENMVSKKQITVIDTPDFFDIEDGKEEEMKSEILRALIDCAEGIHTFIIVLKVGRFTKNEKKMVQQLLNSLTEDALKHTLILFTFGEQLEGQTIEEFVKTNSQLKELADKCGGRCHVIDKYWNRKKKEKQVEKILKTIDKMVEKYNCYSNDLLREVDKQIKKEIIAGLRDEEAKYTFYIAFLRWAARITTLVLVDAFLGARDEGVSELISDFRKFRKYCKNRSGSRSGSLCRKSHWGCF from the exons ATGGGAAATACGT aCACAGTGCCAAAGAGAAATATTGTCCTTATTGGAAACACAGGAAATGGCAAAAGCAGCATTGGGAATATGATTCTTAGAAAAACTGTATTCATCACTAAAGCATCAGCTAATTCTGTTACAACTCAATGTCAGAGAAATGAGAACatggttagtaaaaaacaaattacagttaTCGACACACCTGATTTTTTTGACATAGAGGATGGCAAGGAGGAGGAGATGAAATCTGAGATCCTCAGAGCTCTGATTGATTGCGCGGAAGGCATTCACACCTTTATCATTGTCCTAAAGGTTGGAAgattcacaaaaaatgaaaaaaagatggTGCAACAACTTCTGAACTCATTGACAGAGGATGCCTTGAAACACACACTGATCTTATTCACTTTTGGTGAACAACTAGAAGGCCAGACCATTGAAGAATTTGTGAAGACCAATTCACAATTAAAAGAGCTGGCTGATAAATGTGGAGGTCGCTGTCACGTCATCGACAAATActggaatagaaaaaaaaaggaaaaacaggtggaaaaaatactgaaaaccaTTGATAAAATGGTGGAAAAATACAACTGCTACAGCAATGATCTACTTAGAGAGGTGGAtaagcaaattaaaaaagaaataattgcaGGATTACGTGATGAAGAAGCAAAGTACACATTTTACATAGCATTTCTGAGGTGGGCTGCAAGAATAACAACATTGGTACTGGTTGATGCTTTTCTAGGTGCTCGTGATGAAGGAGTTTCAGAACTAATTTCTGATTTCAGAAAATTTAGAAAGTATTGCAAAAACCGCTCTGGGTCCAGATCCGGTTCATTGTGTCGGAAGAGTCACTGGGGGTGCTTTTAA